The following proteins are co-located in the Gossypium hirsutum isolate 1008001.06 chromosome A02, Gossypium_hirsutum_v2.1, whole genome shotgun sequence genome:
- the LOC107918423 gene encoding probable acyl-activating enzyme 2 isoform X1, which translates to MHRFLQSSITRSVTTRTYLLHSFVFPSYRYFSLFAAEGDVDDGGDAPQAWKSVEGLRRCSANHVPLSPITFLERAAKVYRDRTSLVYGCRNFTWNQTHQRCLKLASALSQIGISRGDVVSTLAPNVPAMYELHFAVPMAGAVLCTLNSRLDSAMVSVLLAHSEAKILFVDQGLLEIARGALDLLAKTNTKPPILVLISEGDDDPSPTSIVPYEYESFLETGQIEFEIKRPKSEWDPISVNYTSGTTSRPKGVVYSHRGAYLNTIATLFLHGMQSMPVYLWTVPMFHCNGWCLTWGVAAQGGTNICMKNVSPSKIFENIALHNVTHMGGAPTVLNMIVNSSVREQKPISHKVVICTGGSPPPPQILLKMEELGFSVTHLYGLTETYGPGTFCVLKPEWESLPPEEQSKLKARQGMQHLGLQDVDILDPVTMEKVPADGKTMGEVMFRGNTVMSGYFKDSKATEEAFKGGWFHSGDLAVKHPDGYIEVKDRLKDIIISGGENISTIQVETVLYSHPAVLEAAVVARPDNHWGQTPCAFVKLKEGFNIDSQELILFCRGHLPHYMAPKTVIFEELPRTSTGKIQKYILREKAKALGSLS; encoded by the exons ATGCACCGTTTTTTACAATCTTCAATCACTCGATCGGTCACCACCCGCACTTACCTTCTCCACTCCTTTGTTTTTCCAAGTTATCGCTATTTTTCTCTCTTTGCAGCCGAAGGTGACGTTGATGATGGTGGTGATGCTCCTCAAGCATGGAAATCAGTGGAGGGTCTTCGCCGGTGCTCAGCTAATCACGTGCCTTTGTCTCCCATTACCTTCCTGGAAAGAGCAGCAAAGGTTTACAGAGACAGAACATCGCTTGTTTATGGTTGTCGTAACTTCACATGGAATCAAACGCATCAACGTTGTCTTAAGCTCGCTTCTGCTTTGTCTCAGATCGGGATTTCCCGTGGTGATGTG GTTTCAACTCTGGCTCCCAATGTTCCAGCAATGTACGAGCTGCATTTCGCGGTTCCTATGGCCGGAGCTGTTCTTTGTACGCTTAATTCCCGGCTCGACTCGGCCATGGTTTCAGTCCTACTGGCACATTCAGAAGCTAAGATCCTATTCGTGGACCAAGGATTACTCGAAATCGCTCGCGGAGCACTCGATCTTCTTGCTAAAACTAACACAAAACCACCAATCTTAGTTTTGATTTCTGAAGGGGATGACGATCCATCTCCAACCAGCATTGTGCCTTATGAATATGAAAGTTTTTTAGAAACTGGGCAAATTGAATTTGAGATAAAAAGACCAAAGAGTGAATGGGATCCTATAAGTGTGAATTATACCTCTGGTACAACATCTAGGCCTAAAGGAGTTGTTTATAGTCACAGGGGAGCCTACCTCAATACTATTGCGACGCTTTTCCTTCACGGAATGCAGTCGATGCCGGTTTATTTGTGGACTGTGCCCATGTTTCATTGTAACGGTTGGTGCCTCACTTGGGGTGTTGCGGCACAGGGTGGTACAAACATATGCATGAAGAACGTTTCCCCGAGTAAAATATTTGAGAACATAGCTTTACATAATGTGACACACATGGGAGGAGCTCCAACCGTCCTAAATATGATTGTGAATTCATCTGTTAGAGAGCAAAAGCCGATTTCCCACAAGGTCGTGATATGCACCGGTGGCTCACCACCGCCTCCACAGATCTTGCTTAAGATGGAAGAGTTGGGTTTTAGTGTGACTCACTTGTATGGCCTTACTGAAACTTACGGTCCTGGTACATTCTGTGTGTTGAAACCCGAATGGGAATCCTTGCCTCCCGAGGAACAATCAAAGTTGAAAGCTCGGCAAGGAATGCAACATCTCGGTTTGCAAGACGTTGACATATTAGATCCCGTCACGATGGAGAAAGTACCAGCTGATGGTAAAACCATGGGTGAAGTCATGTTTAGAGGAAACACTGTGATGAGTGGATACTTCAAAGACTCGAAAGCAACTGAGGAAGCATTTAAAGGTGGATGGTTTCACAGCGGTGATCTCGCCGTGAAACATCCAGACGGGTATATAGAAGTAAAGGACCGGCTGAAAGATATCATAATTTCTGGGGGAGAGAATATAAGCACGATACAAGTTGAGACAGTTTTGTACAGTCACCCAGCAGTTCTCGAAGCTGCAGTTGTTGCACGGCCTGATAATCATTGGGGACAGACCCCTTGTGCATTCGTGAAGCTAAAAGAAGGATTCAACATTGATTCTCAAGAACTAATCCTGTTTTGCCGGGGTCACTTGCCGCATTATATGGCTCCCAAAACCGTGATCTTTGAGGAATTACCAAGGACATCAACTGGAaagatacaaaaatatatattgagaGAAAAAGCAAAGGCCCTTGGGAGCCTCTCTTAA
- the LOC107918423 gene encoding probable acyl-activating enzyme 2 isoform X2 — protein sequence MQVSTLAPNVPAMYELHFAVPMAGAVLCTLNSRLDSAMVSVLLAHSEAKILFVDQGLLEIARGALDLLAKTNTKPPILVLISEGDDDPSPTSIVPYEYESFLETGQIEFEIKRPKSEWDPISVNYTSGTTSRPKGVVYSHRGAYLNTIATLFLHGMQSMPVYLWTVPMFHCNGWCLTWGVAAQGGTNICMKNVSPSKIFENIALHNVTHMGGAPTVLNMIVNSSVREQKPISHKVVICTGGSPPPPQILLKMEELGFSVTHLYGLTETYGPGTFCVLKPEWESLPPEEQSKLKARQGMQHLGLQDVDILDPVTMEKVPADGKTMGEVMFRGNTVMSGYFKDSKATEEAFKGGWFHSGDLAVKHPDGYIEVKDRLKDIIISGGENISTIQVETVLYSHPAVLEAAVVARPDNHWGQTPCAFVKLKEGFNIDSQELILFCRGHLPHYMAPKTVIFEELPRTSTGKIQKYILREKAKALGSLS from the exons ATGCAG GTTTCAACTCTGGCTCCCAATGTTCCAGCAATGTACGAGCTGCATTTCGCGGTTCCTATGGCCGGAGCTGTTCTTTGTACGCTTAATTCCCGGCTCGACTCGGCCATGGTTTCAGTCCTACTGGCACATTCAGAAGCTAAGATCCTATTCGTGGACCAAGGATTACTCGAAATCGCTCGCGGAGCACTCGATCTTCTTGCTAAAACTAACACAAAACCACCAATCTTAGTTTTGATTTCTGAAGGGGATGACGATCCATCTCCAACCAGCATTGTGCCTTATGAATATGAAAGTTTTTTAGAAACTGGGCAAATTGAATTTGAGATAAAAAGACCAAAGAGTGAATGGGATCCTATAAGTGTGAATTATACCTCTGGTACAACATCTAGGCCTAAAGGAGTTGTTTATAGTCACAGGGGAGCCTACCTCAATACTATTGCGACGCTTTTCCTTCACGGAATGCAGTCGATGCCGGTTTATTTGTGGACTGTGCCCATGTTTCATTGTAACGGTTGGTGCCTCACTTGGGGTGTTGCGGCACAGGGTGGTACAAACATATGCATGAAGAACGTTTCCCCGAGTAAAATATTTGAGAACATAGCTTTACATAATGTGACACACATGGGAGGAGCTCCAACCGTCCTAAATATGATTGTGAATTCATCTGTTAGAGAGCAAAAGCCGATTTCCCACAAGGTCGTGATATGCACCGGTGGCTCACCACCGCCTCCACAGATCTTGCTTAAGATGGAAGAGTTGGGTTTTAGTGTGACTCACTTGTATGGCCTTACTGAAACTTACGGTCCTGGTACATTCTGTGTGTTGAAACCCGAATGGGAATCCTTGCCTCCCGAGGAACAATCAAAGTTGAAAGCTCGGCAAGGAATGCAACATCTCGGTTTGCAAGACGTTGACATATTAGATCCCGTCACGATGGAGAAAGTACCAGCTGATGGTAAAACCATGGGTGAAGTCATGTTTAGAGGAAACACTGTGATGAGTGGATACTTCAAAGACTCGAAAGCAACTGAGGAAGCATTTAAAGGTGGATGGTTTCACAGCGGTGATCTCGCCGTGAAACATCCAGACGGGTATATAGAAGTAAAGGACCGGCTGAAAGATATCATAATTTCTGGGGGAGAGAATATAAGCACGATACAAGTTGAGACAGTTTTGTACAGTCACCCAGCAGTTCTCGAAGCTGCAGTTGTTGCACGGCCTGATAATCATTGGGGACAGACCCCTTGTGCATTCGTGAAGCTAAAAGAAGGATTCAACATTGATTCTCAAGAACTAATCCTGTTTTGCCGGGGTCACTTGCCGCATTATATGGCTCCCAAAACCGTGATCTTTGAGGAATTACCAAGGACATCAACTGGAaagatacaaaaatatatattgagaGAAAAAGCAAAGGCCCTTGGGAGCCTCTCTTAA